A genome region from Corynebacterium uberis includes the following:
- the pgeF gene encoding peptidoglycan editing factor PgeF: protein MTTRAGGVSAAPYGSFNLGAHVGDDAADVAANRRRLAGAVGLDPGALVWMEQIHSATVTVVHEPTATPVEATDALVTTQPGLALCVLVADCVPVLLSDQAAGVIAAVHAGRMGARNGIVAAAVATMVQLGAQPERMHALLGPAAGGQSYEVPEAMARDVEAHLPGSLCRTQRGTWGLDVRAGLERQLSSLGVQAVDVDPRDTVTDSDFFSYRREGVTGRQAGVVWLDGAPGQTEQPGQHGER, encoded by the coding sequence ATGACCACCCGCGCGGGAGGCGTGTCGGCCGCGCCGTATGGGTCCTTCAATCTGGGGGCCCACGTGGGCGACGATGCCGCGGACGTTGCGGCGAATCGGCGTCGATTAGCGGGGGCCGTAGGGCTCGATCCGGGGGCTTTGGTGTGGATGGAGCAGATTCACTCCGCCACCGTCACCGTGGTGCACGAACCCACAGCAACCCCCGTGGAGGCCACCGACGCCCTGGTGACCACGCAGCCGGGACTGGCACTGTGCGTCCTGGTTGCCGACTGCGTGCCCGTGCTGCTGTCTGACCAAGCCGCCGGCGTCATCGCCGCGGTCCACGCCGGGCGCATGGGGGCGCGCAACGGCATCGTCGCAGCCGCCGTGGCCACCATGGTCCAGCTGGGGGCCCAACCGGAGCGCATGCACGCGCTGCTGGGCCCAGCCGCCGGCGGGCAATCCTACGAGGTTCCGGAGGCGATGGCTCGCGACGTCGAGGCGCACCTTCCCGGATCCCTGTGCCGCACCCAGCGGGGCACGTGGGGGCTGGACGTGCGCGCCGGGCTGGAGCGCCAATTGTCTAGCCTGGGTGTGCAGGCCGTCGACGTGGATCCGCGCGATACGGTCACCGATTCGGATTTCTTTTCTTATCGCCGGGAGGGCGTGACGGGGCGCCAGGCCGGTGTGGTGTGGCTGGACGGTGCGCCCGGACAGACCGAACAGCCCGGACAGCAC
- the ftsZ gene encoding cell division protein FtsZ, producing MTSPNNYLAVIKVVGVGGGGVNAVNRMIEEGLKGVEFIAVNTDSQALMFSDADVKLDIGREATRGLGAGANPEVGRASAEDHKNEIEESLKGADMVFVTAGEGGGTGTGAAPVVAGIAKKMGALTIGVVTRPFKFEGKRRTRQALDGIEELRAVCDTLIVIPNDRLLQLGDASLSMMEAFRAADEVLHNGVQGITNLITTPGMINVDFADVRSVMHDAGSALMGVGSARGDNRVMEAAQQAINSPLLESTMEGAHGVLLSVAGGSDLGLQEVYEASSMVEEKADDNANIIFGTIIDDNLGDEVRVTIIATGFDAASNAISSVEDSQDTGSHATQEAAQSHPTPAPDTHRSSLFGEDEDRAADQARHRLDRRATPTRTGTDSGLFTHGSSSRPAPSGEDELDVPDFLR from the coding sequence ATGACCTCCCCGAATAATTACCTCGCCGTTATCAAGGTCGTCGGTGTTGGCGGAGGCGGCGTCAACGCCGTCAACCGGATGATCGAAGAAGGGCTCAAGGGGGTGGAGTTCATTGCCGTGAACACCGACTCCCAGGCCCTGATGTTCTCTGACGCGGACGTCAAGCTCGATATCGGGCGCGAGGCGACTCGTGGCCTGGGCGCCGGGGCCAACCCGGAGGTCGGGCGCGCCTCGGCGGAGGACCATAAAAACGAGATTGAAGAGTCGCTCAAGGGCGCCGATATGGTCTTTGTCACCGCCGGTGAGGGCGGCGGCACGGGCACCGGCGCGGCGCCGGTGGTCGCGGGTATCGCTAAGAAGATGGGTGCGTTGACCATAGGGGTAGTCACGCGTCCGTTTAAGTTTGAGGGCAAGCGCCGCACCCGCCAGGCCCTCGATGGCATCGAGGAACTGCGCGCGGTGTGTGACACCCTGATAGTGATTCCTAACGATCGCCTCCTCCAGCTTGGCGACGCCTCCCTGTCGATGATGGAAGCCTTCCGCGCGGCCGATGAGGTGCTGCACAACGGCGTGCAGGGCATCACCAACCTGATTACCACCCCGGGCATGATCAACGTGGACTTCGCCGACGTGCGCTCTGTCATGCACGATGCCGGCTCCGCCCTCATGGGCGTGGGCTCTGCCCGCGGCGACAATCGCGTCATGGAGGCCGCACAGCAGGCCATCAACTCCCCGCTGCTGGAGTCCACCATGGAAGGCGCCCACGGGGTACTACTTTCCGTGGCCGGTGGTTCGGACCTGGGGCTCCAGGAAGTCTATGAGGCATCCTCCATGGTCGAAGAGAAGGCGGACGATAACGCCAACATCATCTTCGGCACCATCATCGACGACAACCTAGGCGACGAGGTCCGAGTGACCATCATCGCCACCGGCTTCGACGCCGCCAGCAACGCGATCTCCAGCGTGGAGGACAGCCAGGACACCGGCTCGCACGCCACCCAGGAGGCCGCACAGTCGCACCCCACCCCGGCGCCGGACACCCACCGCAGCTCCCTGTTCGGTGAGGACGAGGACCGCGCCGCGGATCAGGCCCGCCACCGCCTGGATCGCCGCGCCACTCCGACGCGCACCGGAACGGACTCCGGGCTGTTCACCCACGGCAGCTCCTCGCGTCCCGCCCCGTCCGGCGAAGACGAGCTGGATGTGCCGGACTTCCTGCGGTAA
- a CDS encoding cell division protein FtsQ/DivIB codes for MDYNTHGEHPQEHDVRTNTSRRRDPSAAQDTAAAQPSDAHAVLPRRRWPRRLAVGAGALIVVLALAAGVVWMWPVLRVSEITVSGNRQVSVEDVENASGVVTGMNLVRVDEAAAARAVAAVPWVASATVSRSLPGTVAIELEERTVVLFHREGPGQPVLVDSQGIGFVRADPAPGVIEATGKASEDAAGLEAMAQVAASLEEPVRGQVARIAGPDSEQLELVLTDGRTIFWGTAQNSHDKARAVHAILGREGAHWDVSNPALVTVR; via the coding sequence ATGGACTACAACACGCACGGGGAGCACCCGCAGGAGCACGACGTTCGGACCAACACGTCTCGACGCCGCGACCCCTCCGCCGCCCAGGACACCGCCGCCGCGCAGCCGAGCGATGCGCACGCGGTACTTCCGCGCCGCCGCTGGCCGCGCCGCCTGGCCGTGGGTGCGGGGGCGCTTATCGTCGTGCTCGCACTGGCGGCCGGGGTGGTGTGGATGTGGCCGGTGCTGCGGGTATCGGAGATTACCGTGTCCGGCAACCGGCAAGTCAGCGTCGAGGACGTGGAAAACGCCAGCGGCGTGGTCACGGGCATGAACCTGGTGCGCGTGGATGAGGCAGCGGCTGCCCGTGCGGTGGCCGCGGTGCCGTGGGTGGCCTCCGCGACGGTGTCGCGGTCCCTTCCTGGGACCGTGGCCATTGAGCTTGAGGAACGCACCGTCGTGTTGTTCCATCGGGAGGGCCCCGGCCAGCCCGTGCTCGTAGACAGCCAGGGCATTGGGTTCGTGCGTGCGGATCCGGCCCCGGGGGTCATCGAGGCAACCGGCAAGGCGTCGGAAGACGCCGCAGGCCTGGAGGCGATGGCCCAGGTGGCCGCGAGCCTGGAGGAGCCCGTCAGGGGGCAGGTCGCCCGGATTGCGGGGCCGGATTCTGAGCAGCTGGAATTGGTCCTGACTGACGGGCGCACCATCTTTTGGGGCACGGCACAAAACTCCCACGACAAGGCCCGGGCAGTGCACGCCATCCTGGGCCGCGAGGGCGCGCACTGGGACGTGTCTAATCCCGCCTTGGTCACCGTGCGCTGA
- the murC gene encoding UDP-N-acetylmuramate--L-alanine ligase — MSLDRVHFVGIGGAGMSGLARILLDRGAVVSGSDRAESTVLDDLRAAGAHVAVGHDAAHLSLSGQLPEVVVISFAAIPADNPELVAARQAGIPVIRRSDLLAQLMEGYRQVLIAGTHGKTSTTSMAVVAMQAAGLDPSFAIGGQLTATGLGAHHGTGDVFLAEADESDASLLSYAPTVAVVTNIEPDHLDFFGSPEAYFAVFDQFLERIVPGGHVVACLDDTHAAQLARRALDRGIAVAGYGTAEAAAAHPDVPCVAQVVDVDHSAHESRATIELRGEQHTTEVSVSMTVPGMHMVLNATAALLAGVLVGGQPEALAAGLSSFGGVRRRFEPKGQAGGVHVYDDYAHHPTEVTAVLAAARGRLAAAGEGNLVVVFQPHLYSRTREFAAEFAAALSAADTVILLEVYGAREEPIPGVSSQLIADGVDATTVIVEPDFDRAAQAAAQAAKPGDLVLTVGAGSVTTLGPRIVELLSAR; from the coding sequence ATGAGCCTCGATCGCGTCCATTTTGTGGGCATTGGCGGCGCCGGCATGTCCGGGCTGGCGCGCATCCTCCTGGACCGCGGCGCCGTGGTCTCAGGCAGCGACCGTGCGGAATCGACGGTGCTCGATGACCTGCGTGCCGCCGGCGCCCACGTGGCCGTGGGCCACGATGCCGCCCACCTGAGCCTGTCCGGCCAGCTGCCGGAGGTGGTGGTCATCTCCTTTGCCGCCATCCCCGCCGATAACCCCGAGCTGGTGGCCGCCCGGCAGGCCGGAATCCCGGTCATCCGGCGCTCTGACCTGCTGGCCCAGCTCATGGAGGGCTACCGCCAGGTGCTCATCGCGGGCACGCACGGCAAAACCTCCACGACGTCCATGGCGGTGGTGGCCATGCAGGCCGCCGGACTGGATCCCAGTTTTGCCATTGGCGGCCAGCTCACCGCCACGGGCCTGGGTGCCCACCACGGCACCGGCGATGTTTTCTTGGCCGAGGCCGACGAGTCGGACGCCTCCCTGCTCAGCTACGCGCCGACGGTCGCCGTGGTCACCAACATCGAGCCGGACCACCTGGACTTCTTCGGTTCGCCAGAGGCCTATTTTGCGGTCTTTGACCAGTTCCTCGAGCGCATCGTCCCCGGCGGGCACGTGGTGGCCTGCCTCGATGACACCCACGCCGCCCAGCTTGCGCGGCGGGCCCTGGACCGCGGCATCGCCGTGGCCGGCTATGGCACCGCTGAGGCGGCCGCGGCCCACCCGGACGTGCCCTGCGTGGCGCAGGTAGTCGATGTTGACCACTCGGCGCACGAGTCGCGGGCCACCATTGAGCTGCGCGGCGAGCAGCACACCACCGAGGTGTCCGTCTCCATGACCGTGCCGGGCATGCACATGGTGCTCAACGCCACCGCGGCGTTGCTCGCCGGGGTGCTCGTGGGCGGCCAACCGGAGGCCTTGGCCGCCGGCCTGTCCTCCTTCGGCGGGGTGCGGCGCCGCTTCGAACCGAAAGGCCAGGCCGGGGGAGTGCACGTTTATGATGACTACGCCCACCATCCCACGGAGGTCACGGCGGTGTTGGCCGCCGCGCGCGGCCGGCTGGCGGCGGCAGGCGAGGGCAACCTTGTGGTTGTCTTCCAGCCGCACCTCTACTCGCGCACCCGGGAGTTTGCCGCCGAGTTCGCGGCTGCCCTCTCGGCCGCCGATACGGTGATTCTGCTCGAGGTCTACGGCGCGCGCGAAGAGCCCATCCCGGGCGTGAGCTCCCAGCTCATTGCCGATGGCGTCGACGCCACGACGGTCATCGTGGAGCCGGACTTCGACCGTGCCGCCCAGGCTGCGGCGCAGGCGGCGAAGCCGGGCGACCTGGTGTTGACCGTGGGGGCAGGATCCGTGACCACGCTGGGTCCGCGGATTGTGGAGTTGTTGAGCGCACGGTAA
- the murG gene encoding undecaprenyldiphospho-muramoylpentapeptide beta-N-acetylglucosaminyltransferase: MSQPHQDAPGAHDPISVVVAGGGTAGHIEPALAVAEALQANHAARVTALGTPRGLEKDLVPARGVDLRMIPPVPVPRKPTPALLALPGKVGAAVRATRAVLKDVGADAVIGFGGYVSAPAYLAASSLRIPFWVHEANSRAGMANKLGIRLGGTGLNAVEGSGIPGEVVGVPIRRGLTGDRAGEAAQRGREQWNLDPDRSTVFVTGGSQGAASLNAALAGAVDRLVDSGLQVLHAYGKKNDQPQPHEHYTAVPFIEDMQAAYAVADLIVCRSGAMTVAEVTAAGLPAIYVPLPHGNGEQGLNARDAVAAGAARILADGDLDADRFVAEVDSTLSDHGAYQQMRAAAVREAATDVADVIAQRIVAGVARRRGKDTHK; the protein is encoded by the coding sequence ATGTCCCAACCTCACCAGGATGCGCCGGGTGCGCACGACCCCATCAGCGTGGTCGTCGCCGGCGGCGGCACGGCAGGCCACATCGAGCCTGCCCTCGCGGTAGCTGAGGCACTCCAGGCCAATCATGCGGCACGCGTGACCGCCCTGGGTACCCCTCGCGGATTAGAAAAAGACTTGGTTCCGGCGCGGGGGGTGGACTTGCGGATGATCCCCCCGGTACCTGTGCCGCGCAAGCCCACGCCCGCGCTGCTGGCGCTGCCCGGAAAGGTGGGTGCGGCGGTGCGCGCGACGCGTGCCGTGCTCAAGGATGTGGGCGCGGACGCGGTCATCGGTTTCGGTGGGTACGTGTCTGCACCTGCCTACTTGGCGGCGTCGTCGTTGAGAATTCCTTTCTGGGTCCATGAGGCTAACTCCAGGGCGGGGATGGCCAACAAGCTGGGGATCCGCCTGGGCGGAACCGGCTTGAACGCGGTGGAAGGATCTGGAATCCCCGGCGAGGTGGTGGGCGTGCCCATCCGCCGCGGCCTGACTGGCGATCGCGCCGGGGAGGCTGCCCAGCGCGGCCGCGAGCAGTGGAACCTGGATCCGGATCGGTCCACGGTCTTTGTCACCGGCGGCAGCCAGGGTGCGGCCAGCCTGAACGCGGCCCTGGCCGGCGCGGTGGACAGGCTGGTTGACTCCGGGCTGCAGGTGCTGCACGCGTACGGCAAGAAGAATGACCAGCCGCAACCCCACGAGCACTACACGGCGGTGCCGTTCATCGAGGACATGCAGGCCGCCTATGCCGTTGCTGACCTCATCGTGTGCCGCTCGGGCGCGATGACGGTGGCGGAGGTGACCGCGGCCGGGCTGCCGGCGATTTACGTACCCCTGCCGCACGGAAACGGGGAGCAGGGCCTCAACGCCCGCGACGCGGTGGCCGCCGGCGCCGCGCGCATCCTCGCAGATGGTGACCTCGACGCGGACCGCTTTGTCGCCGAGGTGGACAGCACTCTTTCTGATCATGGCGCCTACCAGCAGATGCGGGCGGCCGCCGTGCGCGAGGCCGCGACGGACGTCGCCGACGTGATCGCGCAACGCATTGTCGCCGGGGTTGCCCGCCGACGGGGAAAGGACACGCACAAATGA
- a CDS encoding FtsW/RodA/SpoVE family cell cycle protein → MSDRQQQRPRRAPRTPLSSRQARQPRQPGQPRQPRQDRQDRQPRQARQPGRPTSARAAGPAGQPPRAAQPGAAVAGGQRRSSALGRAIRSAGAWMDGRPLLDYFMIRLAVFALTGLGLVMVMSSSMTWSIIEGSSVWGSAARQTAMVGGGLVMMWACLKIPPVAVRKVAWWVVGLAVVLLVAVLIPGIGTGRAEVGSQSWIALGPLRLQPSEVAKVAIAIVGADFLANRRIQGSGLRTPYTVYAAVATVLLILIMAEGDLGMAVSFAIVVGFALFFAGVHRTWIAAAVVIGFVGMLWVLVGGGFRSYRFHVYFDALIGHFDDTRDKAFQSYQGFLSLADGSLTGVGLGQSRAKWFYLPEAHNDFIFAIIGEELGLWGGVIVIALFGVLGFFGLRTALRAQDRYQSLLAATLTAAVISQAFINIGYVVGLLPVTGIQLPMISAGGTSAIITLTSMGLLANIARHEPEAVSAMQSYGRPLFDRLFLIAEPSPATEAPAAGARASRIDASPSAPQRAARGATSVPYPPGRRPRHY, encoded by the coding sequence ATGAGTGACCGGCAACAACAGCGGCCCCGTCGGGCCCCTCGCACCCCGCTGTCGTCGCGTCAAGCCCGCCAGCCGCGGCAGCCTGGCCAGCCGCGCCAGCCCCGGCAGGACCGGCAGGACCGCCAGCCCCGCCAGGCCCGCCAGCCGGGCCGTCCCACCTCGGCCCGCGCGGCGGGACCGGCAGGTCAGCCCCCGCGTGCCGCGCAGCCCGGCGCTGCCGTGGCTGGTGGGCAGCGCCGCTCGTCGGCACTGGGGCGGGCGATCCGCAGCGCGGGCGCCTGGATGGACGGCCGCCCGCTGTTGGATTACTTCATGATCCGCCTGGCCGTATTCGCCCTGACCGGACTGGGCCTGGTGATGGTGATGTCGAGCTCCATGACGTGGTCGATCATTGAGGGCTCCTCGGTGTGGGGTTCGGCCGCGCGGCAGACCGCGATGGTTGGCGGCGGCCTGGTGATGATGTGGGCGTGTTTGAAGATTCCGCCGGTGGCGGTGCGCAAGGTTGCCTGGTGGGTGGTGGGCCTTGCGGTTGTTTTGCTGGTGGCGGTGCTCATTCCGGGGATTGGTACCGGCCGCGCGGAGGTGGGTTCGCAGTCGTGGATTGCGCTGGGCCCGCTGCGGTTGCAGCCCTCGGAGGTGGCCAAGGTGGCCATCGCTATTGTGGGCGCGGATTTTCTGGCTAATCGGCGCATCCAGGGGTCGGGTTTGCGCACCCCGTATACGGTGTATGCGGCGGTGGCGACGGTGCTGCTCATCCTCATCATGGCGGAGGGGGATTTGGGCATGGCGGTGTCTTTTGCCATCGTCGTGGGCTTTGCGCTGTTTTTCGCGGGCGTGCACCGTACGTGGATTGCCGCGGCGGTGGTCATTGGCTTTGTGGGGATGCTGTGGGTGCTGGTTGGTGGCGGCTTCCGCTCCTACCGGTTCCACGTGTATTTTGACGCGCTGATCGGCCATTTTGATGACACGCGCGATAAGGCCTTCCAGTCCTACCAGGGGTTTTTGTCGCTTGCCGATGGCTCCCTGACCGGCGTGGGCCTGGGGCAGTCCCGGGCGAAGTGGTTCTATCTTCCGGAGGCCCACAATGACTTCATCTTTGCCATCATCGGCGAGGAGCTAGGGCTGTGGGGCGGGGTGATCGTCATCGCCTTGTTCGGGGTGCTGGGCTTCTTTGGCCTACGCACGGCGCTGCGCGCGCAGGATCGCTACCAAAGCCTTCTAGCAGCGACGCTGACTGCGGCGGTGATCTCCCAGGCGTTTATCAATATTGGCTACGTGGTGGGGCTGCTGCCGGTGACCGGTATCCAGTTGCCCATGATTTCAGCGGGCGGCACTTCGGCGATTATTACGCTGACGTCCATGGGGTTGCTGGCCAACATCGCTCGGCATGAGCCGGAGGCGGTGTCCGCTATGCAGTCGTATGGGCGCCCGTTGTTTGATCGCCTTTTCCTCATCGCGGAGCCCAGCCCAGCCACCGAGGCGCCTGCCGCTGGGGCACGTGCCTCGCGTATCGACGCCTCCCCTTCCGCACCACAGCGCGCCGCGCGGGGTGCGACCTCGGTGCCCTACCCGCCGGGGCGGCGGCCGCGGCACTACTAG
- the murD gene encoding UDP-N-acetylmuramoyl-L-alanine--D-glutamate ligase: protein MSHGDGQPEALRRELPDELPQELRGRILVAGAGVSGRGVTRLLVDLGAQVVVAEDNPDAIAALRAEVPDVATCGVEQARLALRDGDLVVTSPGWRPDTPLLVDAAARGLEVIGDVELAWRLDAAGVFGAPRTWLVVTGTNGKTTTTAMLAAMLVADGRAASAVGNIGVAVADALRATPRVDVLVAELSSFQLHWAPRLVPAAGVVLNLADDHLDWHGSFANYAADKQRALRGPVVVLARDDARVNATPVAPNQRVIGFSAARPAAGDVGVVDDHLVYNADGHEEILAPVEGINPAGRAGILDAAAASAMALSQGVAPAAIATALGQFQVAGHRGQEVHRAGGVSWVDNSKATNPHAADAALTGVDNVVWIAGGQLKGASVDELVRSHAQRLRAAVVMGVDRNLVVAALTEYAPQVPVVVVDSTDPVAAMEQAVAAAASAARPGDTVLLAPAGASLDMYSGMGQRGDIFAAAAREVAGSSSR, encoded by the coding sequence ATGTCCCACGGCGACGGGCAGCCGGAGGCGCTGCGGCGGGAGCTGCCGGACGAGCTGCCGCAGGAATTACGCGGCCGGATCTTGGTCGCCGGGGCTGGGGTGTCTGGTCGCGGCGTGACCCGCCTGCTGGTTGATCTTGGCGCGCAGGTGGTGGTCGCGGAGGATAACCCGGATGCCATCGCCGCGCTGCGCGCAGAGGTGCCGGACGTGGCCACGTGTGGTGTGGAGCAGGCGCGATTGGCGCTGCGCGATGGTGATCTGGTGGTCACCTCCCCGGGGTGGCGGCCGGATACCCCGCTGCTTGTCGACGCCGCCGCCCGCGGCCTCGAGGTCATCGGCGATGTGGAGCTGGCGTGGCGCCTAGATGCTGCGGGCGTGTTCGGCGCGCCGCGCACCTGGCTGGTGGTCACCGGTACCAACGGTAAGACCACCACCACGGCGATGCTGGCAGCGATGCTGGTGGCGGATGGCCGTGCGGCAAGCGCGGTAGGCAATATCGGGGTGGCGGTTGCGGATGCGCTGCGGGCGACGCCGCGGGTGGATGTGCTCGTGGCGGAGCTGTCGAGCTTCCAGCTGCATTGGGCGCCCCGCCTGGTGCCGGCAGCGGGTGTGGTGCTCAACCTGGCCGATGATCACCTGGATTGGCACGGTAGTTTTGCCAACTACGCGGCCGATAAGCAGCGCGCGTTGCGGGGCCCCGTGGTGGTCCTTGCGCGTGACGATGCCCGCGTGAACGCCACCCCGGTGGCCCCGAACCAGCGGGTCATCGGTTTCAGCGCAGCCCGCCCGGCGGCGGGAGACGTCGGCGTGGTCGATGACCACCTGGTGTACAACGCCGACGGGCACGAGGAGATTCTCGCCCCGGTGGAAGGGATCAATCCCGCCGGGCGGGCGGGGATTCTCGATGCCGCCGCGGCATCCGCGATGGCGCTTTCGCAAGGCGTTGCCCCTGCGGCGATCGCCACGGCACTGGGGCAGTTCCAGGTTGCCGGACACCGGGGCCAGGAGGTCCACCGCGCGGGCGGGGTGTCCTGGGTGGATAACTCCAAGGCCACCAATCCCCATGCCGCTGATGCGGCGCTGACGGGCGTCGATAACGTGGTGTGGATCGCTGGCGGCCAGCTCAAGGGCGCCAGCGTGGATGAGCTGGTGCGTTCGCACGCGCAGCGGTTGCGTGCGGCGGTGGTCATGGGGGTTGACCGCAACCTGGTTGTTGCCGCCCTGACGGAGTATGCACCCCAGGTGCCCGTGGTGGTTGTTGATTCGACTGATCCGGTCGCGGCCATGGAGCAGGCGGTGGCTGCCGCGGCGAGCGCTGCCCGCCCGGGCGATACGGTGCTGTTGGCCCCGGCGGGGGCGTCGTTAGACATGTATTCGGGGATGGGGCAGCGCGGGGATATCTTCGCTGCCGCGGCGCGGGAGGTGGCGGGTAGCTCGTCCCGCTAG